In Tissierellales bacterium, a single window of DNA contains:
- a CDS encoding TldD/PmbA family protein — protein MLNKKVIENVLNAALSSGGDFAEIFVEDKYNTSMKMVGGLLENSISGRDYGVGIRIFHGLNSVYAYTNNSSEKNLIKVAKEAALAINGAKKDLVLNFVESNMENLNKIRLLPRNVDKGTKVELMKKGYLSAKNYDEVISQVTVNYLDEEQNVLIANTEGLLAEDQRIRTRLSVQAVATKDGEMQIGFYGPGASKGFELYNDIDVEDVGKEAARIAKTMIYSDYAPSGLMPVIIDNEFGGVLFHEACGHALEATFVAKGTSAFAGKLGKQVASPLVTAIDDGTIPNAWGTLNIDDEGTPTQKNILIENGILKSYLVDKLNSKRMDHKPTGSGRRQSYKFAPTSRMNNTYIANGESSFDEIVSSTESGLYAKKLGGGSVNPATSDFNFAVMEGYLIENGKMTKPVRGATLIGNGIEVLEKIDMVGNNLSHGQGMCGSLSGSVPVNVGQPTIRVKSLTVGGRKGEE, from the coding sequence TTGCTAAATAAAAAGGTTATAGAAAATGTTTTAAACGCTGCTCTATCTAGTGGAGGAGATTTTGCAGAAATTTTTGTTGAAGACAAATATAATACTAGCATGAAAATGGTAGGAGGACTGTTGGAAAATAGCATTTCTGGTAGAGATTATGGTGTAGGTATTAGGATATTTCATGGATTAAATAGTGTATATGCTTATACTAATAATTCATCAGAAAAAAATTTAATTAAAGTTGCAAAGGAAGCAGCCTTAGCTATTAATGGAGCTAAGAAAGATTTAGTATTAAATTTTGTAGAGTCCAATATGGAAAATTTAAATAAAATAAGATTATTACCTAGAAATGTTGATAAAGGAACAAAAGTAGAGTTGATGAAAAAGGGATATTTAAGTGCTAAAAATTATGATGAAGTAATATCCCAAGTTACAGTAAATTATTTAGATGAAGAACAAAATGTATTAATAGCTAACACAGAAGGGTTATTAGCGGAAGATCAACGAATTAGAACTAGGCTATCGGTTCAAGCCGTAGCAACAAAAGATGGAGAAATGCAAATAGGATTTTATGGGCCAGGGGCATCAAAAGGTTTTGAACTTTATAATGACATAGATGTAGAAGATGTAGGAAAAGAAGCAGCAAGAATAGCAAAAACTATGATTTATTCTGATTATGCGCCAAGTGGACTAATGCCAGTTATTATAGATAATGAATTTGGAGGAGTATTATTCCACGAAGCGTGTGGACATGCTTTAGAAGCAACTTTTGTAGCTAAAGGAACATCGGCCTTTGCTGGAAAATTAGGTAAACAAGTAGCATCACCTTTAGTAACAGCAATAGATGATGGAACTATTCCTAATGCTTGGGGGACTTTGAATATTGATGACGAAGGAACACCGACTCAAAAGAATATTTTAATAGAAAATGGTATATTAAAAAGCTACCTAGTAGACAAATTAAATAGTAAAAGAATGGATCATAAACCTACAGGTTCTGGTAGAAGACAATCTTATAAATTTGCACCAACATCTAGAATGAATAACACCTATATAGCCAATGGTGAATCCTCTTTTGATGAAATAGTTAGTAGTACAGAAAGTGGTCTCTATGCAAAAAAATTGGGAGGAGGAAGTGTAAATCCAGCGACTAGTGATTTTAATTTTGCTGTAATGGAAGGTTATTTAATTGAAAATGGTAAAATGACAAAGCCAGTAAGAGGAGCTACTTTAATTGGCAATGGTATAGAAGTATTAGAAAAAATTGATATGGTAGGAAATAACTTATCTCATGGACAAGGAATGTGTGGTTCTTTAAG